AAAGAATATGCCAGATGTGGCATATTTTCACTCGCTTtagaaaattttgaattttccATTTAGCatctggattttttttttcatatttggttTAAGCCAAGCTTGCACCAACTTGGCAGCAACAATATGCGCCATCGccttttagtattttcatatgAATGTTGACTTATGGTGAATGGGCGGGTGGACGTCGGCGGCGgactataataattttaaaatggcaACTAAATCCAATTAAATTGACTGCTTATTTTTTCGTGGATTGACATACCTATTTGAGTTCCTTTTTGCATTCATGTGTAGCCAACTGCTGTGTAGTTTGTGCTGGATTATCTACCATTTTTATCCTGCCACTCTGGCAATTCATTTTGTACTGTGTTTGCGTAGTGTgcaatacatattatacatgtaacatttaatacttttgtatgtttgaatgtatgtatatatatatatatatatatatatatatatatatatatatatatatatatattattttttttgcagatgtcgcaaatttattttatttgttcttttttttatatttcgacATAACTTAGGGCCCGTCCGGACGGAATGTTTAAAGCAAGATCCATCAGACAAAAAATTGGCTTCAATCCCATCTAGCGTCCTCAGTTCcacacaagggcctgacactctttgatagagaaatcttattgcgattcctataagaggaaagagaaaatagtgccatgctttgtccttatcaccggcCGGGTGGCATcgtaggtaggaggcgatggcgaaataccggaatgtataagagtgaaagagaaaaaaatatttgctgcccaaattttatataaatattctttctcttacacccggtcgctcggtggcgcgtctataactacttgtatatactatgtctgtgGTGCCAcacgtacctacttacataatttaatcaccaatttttttttaactaccaAATATAAATAGAGTATGGGTACAATtttattccttacattttatacacCAAAAGATTGTATGACAACTTATACATAAACGCTATATTTCACCCACAATATAGAAAATTTCTTGCGGTTCTATCAAGACTGGCCCTCAGTGACCGTTACGTCACGTTTACTGAGCAAAGAAGCGTTTctcgagtgaagtacgactgtcggactttgactgtAATAATTTCTGACTTTTGCTTGCTGTAATGCAATGGGCCATAGACCCCATAGACATTtgaacctaaaaaaaaaccggccaagtgcgagtcggactcgcgcacctagggttccgtactttttagtatttgttgttatagcggcaacagaaatatcacctgtgaaaatcacggttcattagatacagtctggtgacagacagattgacggatagacggacagcggagtcttagtaatagggtcccgtttttaccctttgggtacggaaccctaacaaacctgatcgattaatacgtgtaataaaaatttgtcaccTGACCTATAATAAACCTTCAAATAAAATTCCATCAACTATTTTGTGAACAACGGCAGACTCGtaactaaataacaaacaacggtgtattttactatatatatatattaagacaccatattatttttaagttccttttttaagtgaaattttagcattttttttatagcatATTTCTAAAAAGTAGCATTTTTTGGCATATTCTAGACATTAGACTAGCAGTTTTTTCAAAATCCGAGTTGGCAACACtgttctttttctttctttcattctttcttTGGCTGACTGAGCGCTCGTATAGGCGTACGTTCTATCATTTTTCTCATTTTGTGAAATATATTCTGTAAGGGTTACAACGAGTGTAATAACTATATTGGTCATTATTTCAGCGTTCGTTGTTATCCATCAACACAATGGTTGCCGCTAAGAAACAGGTAAGTTAAACACGTGTTCCCTTCTTTTATAGGACTTTGCTTGGTTATCTGGATTTCTATCTTGAATAATGTCTTTTAAAGTCCTAGATTAATAGCGTAACATGATAGGCTCGCTTATTTAATAATTCGCGACGCTGAGATGTTGCGTACACTGATTATCCACGTAGTATTTTTTGAGGTTAAGTCACACCATTTGCATGACCAGTAAGTAGCCAGCAAGTTGTAGCGTTCATTTTATAGTGAATCtcattataatttttgtttatatcaGGCTCTGGTGAGGTACTGAtatgtaatatttatacatttaaaacCTAAACTTTGTTTTACAGAAAAAGACCATCGAGTCTATCAACTCGCGCTTGGCGCTTGTTATGAAGTCTGGCAAATACTGCCTTGGCTACAAGCAGACCCTGAAGACTCTGCGACAGGGAAAGGCGAAGCTGGTGATCATTGCGAAGAATGCCCCTCCTCTAAGGTGAGACTACTGAGAAGTAGAGTTTCCCACATGGATAGTTATAGGGAACTGTGTTGTCTCAAGTTTTTACACAGGATTAcattgaaattaattataacCAATTCTTTGTAATCTCAATTTGCACTAACTACAACCTGTGTTTGAGCTTACTTGACGACCATATGGAGTCTTTCAAAGACAAAGAAGTATGGATTCCCTATTAGTGAATAGGTAAAACATTCCTAATACATGATGTTACTTAAGGCAATAAATAGCCTATACTTCTTATGTTTTCTAGAACATAATTACTGTGTGTAAGTAATTGATAGTTGGAATATTTTGCTAATTCATGAGTTATAAGGGAAACCTATGGAGTAGTCTTTGAAAAGTTGCAGCTCCACATTAACAGGTGAGATAGTGTTGTTGTCAGTGTCAGTGTGTGGTATATAGTGGGATGGATAAGTATTCACTCTATACTTTAATCACAAATACTTATCTATTTCATTGTTAACATTCTGCTTTAACACCTTGACTCTCACCAATTTGATATTGGATCGCTCAataaaattctaaatttaaacttcACTCTTTATGGATGGCAATGTCCTGGGAGTTGAGGGATTAATGTTTCATAAACCGTAAGCTGCAAACTCCACAAGAGGAGCAAGTATAGAGTGGAGATGACTACACAACTTTTTTACTGCCTATGTTTTTGCAGCTTTGTAATTAATGTAGTTATCACACTGATGCTAATATTGCTAATTCACATGTCACTCCAGTGTATGAGTGTAACAGTGCTATTTGTGTATACATATAGCAATATCCTGCACACTGGAGCGATGTGCGAATTTGAGTGGACGCTCTAGttgggcgtgcggcgtgcatgttaaacaaatgcaaacgtataggagagGCCtaagtgcacgctgctcaaatcacttgtgagcccgacgccgcgcagcacgccccgccgaacgctccgcttagGCCTCCACTCAGGCTTACACTAAGtgtaggcaaagaggatataataagatagagcggtactgtcatagtaaattttgtaaccactgtaaattcactgccatctatcgaaacactttaaaacaaaaaatgaagatttataaaaatatgttaaaaggtatttaaatatggataaatgatttttttatttgcattaattatttttatatgattttgacccatgttctttaacggatattcgttaaaattataaataacaaacgaaactgtcaacgccctctatacgagagtaggccaaagctagtggcgccatctgatcgagaatcaaattttcgtgattttcgaggcatgttttttccttagactgtatccatctattacggaggtatatctatctttggtgtaggtatattaatattgtcttcggttaccgcgatagttactcgtggaataaaactatgaaataggGTCAtgcattaattacgtcacacgaatttctagattttttttacccCTCCCCCACCCATTTCAACGAAATctgcaaatcgaattaagtattattaatattgtatcaaaatatttttgacaaaaaaatattgaaaattgtatcaaaatatttttgacaaaagaaatattgaaaattataacccaaaactgattaggaaagagaattgaatgaataaaaacgattatcgtttcaAAAAGCTGTTATTTCAATGTACagcgaattaaataatttaaataaattttcggtTTCTGAtggttaaagtgacgtcacaaagtttgtgacccccCCTCCcctttgtcacaacatgtcacatttttttgaCACCCTCGTTCCCCCTAAActtgtgacgtaattaatggatgaccccaaacggattatatcgcgtattttgaatttataatacatcccgacgtttcgacccctttacagcgttcgtgatcaacaggtgactgaggaaaaactacaaagtgcaaaaatacttacatacaaaaataatgaactttaggctggttgtacatgcaaaatcggttcataaggctagaaaatagttatacaatacaaactattttcaagtaaagatatatacgcgataaagctacgccggctccgaCCCTACaacgttgggatgtattataaattcaatatacgcgatataatccgttttcagttgTATTCATGTAGGTATATTCTTAGTAAATAaacaatacgttctaatatacaaaaaggtattttacagtacatatggtgctactttaccgcactagtgcgataataagcacattacgcaactatgtcgaaaatttaaacggccatatgtactgtaaaactttgtacgatacatgtgcgaataggtaattcgatactcgtgttgatttaaaacactcccttcggtcgtattttaatttatcgccactcgttgcgaatttcctatttttcgcacttgtatcgtaatgtactattaacgtTTAAATGGGTaatttttttcaacctgtttaattttgcatatattttttggcactttttttaacgcattcactgccagggggcgtggcctaggaacaaacttgtatgacggtgaacgcacatgtgcgttgggggcagtgaatgtgttaaacgacgtaacatttattgagctatatctattgtttaccatgattaatcaaagacggacaaagatttaccacaattatgaataaggagtaaaAAAAACCGATAAATAAAGCTTGAAAtcccccaaacttctatgcatttgacattttgaaagacctccatctacactatcgcccctagcggcgaaatttaacgcgatagccctcattagttTAATAGTTCTCattaaaattctttttcttaccAAAATTGAGAAATAGGTACCTGGGTGTTTCTTGCAGTGAAAGTTGCATTGCGATAATTTTGTGAAATagttgtgcaacaagagaggaaagttggtttttcttgcgagtgtttattttgagtcccgagaaagcgaaagattctatgattctaagttagattcttgagcgtagcgagggtctctaaaacacgagatgtaaaatacctCACAtagtttttcacctcagtagtgagaacatattaaaggttaaaatgtatttcgaattacacagagaaacaaaaattacaataaaagtatgaagtggcagttcatggccttcactaaattaaaaagctactttgtttcactccctggagtgaggaaagtcgcactttcctcactccagggagtgacgaaagtaggcttgttcgagctgctgaggtgaaaacaatATTTACAGCTTATTTTTTTGAGTTgataaaatattgatattttcaTAAATTGCCAACCAGGTGTATAATTTGTGCTAAGTGACAGGAACAGTCTTGCGCAGAGGCCTGACAGAAAAAatgtaggtgtataatttgtgcTAAGTGACAGGAACAGTCTTGCGCAGAGGCCTGACAGAAAAAATGTTAAGCCATATACACTTTGCCAATTTGATTTTATggccaaaatcacctttgttgtCTGCACCATTCCATTACTCATTAGCAGTCTGCTCATAGTAGGTATTTTACTTTCAGAAAATCGGAGATCGAGTACTATGCCTACTTAGCGAAAACCGGCGTCCACCACTACAGTGGCAACAATATTGAGTTGGGCACCGCCTGCGGCAAGTACTACCGTGTGTGCACGCTGGCCATCACCGATCCCGGTGACTCGGACATCATCACCACTCTGCCGGAAGCCactgcgtagttttaaaataaatttataagcaaaatattgttttttattatgatttacaatccataactcccgcgggaacaatatgtGACGTCCTATGGCTAAAGGTGCCTTATGGCGGTTATAGTTATGCATATCCCAGTAATCTACAATAAATAAGCTGTGTAGTTACGGGTTACGGAGATATAATTattgtgttggattgtaacgaagctttgcatatacaatgacatgaggtatatctacgtgtaattagtttatatagctccagtttataaaacaaacgacatacggaaaaaacaagttttgtatgaaaaacttaaatacatattatgttgTATTGTGGTATCTGAAGTTACATAAACTAAAGGCCTTAAcacaccgcgaccttggagcagttctaaagggccctccacactcatgtgcgaatcacggcgcgaagccgcgaacgcgcatgagtgtggagggcttaCAGCTTGGCAAaaaagaaccgtgatagctattatctagttgaaattttcacagatgatttatttctgttgccgctatacgcTATAAATCTTTAAGTGGGTCTTccatacaacaagcgtgatttttttgcgtaatggtacgcagGGGTAACGAAGGGTTccgcttcgtgcgcgagtccgactctcacttagccggttttttatgacCAAAATGATCTTTTgagtgtgaaaagtggggtggtgaaacgatttaaattaatttgggatggtctacatttagttgaaaatgataccaaacatgtgTGAGCCAAAACTTAAACAGTATGAACCGCAGGAATTCAGTTTCGACGAAGAACCTTATTCCCCCCACACCCCATTTCACATTTTTAAAAGATGATTGTTAAGATAAAAACTGTCTTAaatgtcctgtctcgggactcaaaatatctctataccacaactaaatcggttcagcagtttaagcgtgaagaggagttaaaaaaaaggcatttgtttttacttcggaatggtgtcaatgcagggaccggcccgctatcccttatcggggttttataagggtattgcataaggcaaccttttgaacgccaagcattgacgtaactcgacgtgacaccgcaatgaagcaaaataaaaccttagagaacaatagtgattacaaaacaggatatcgatattttcactgatttcgtttttgacatacttagattagaagaaccactacacaggtgttttacaatataatattagataattctggcttttagctctactaaaaacctttaaataacgtatttaaatatcaaaatgtacttgtaacttccactcaaatctctcaataatgccacatcactacttggtggtgacgtcaggcatcggacgtgaagtgccgtcatgggcgcacggaacactgataagcgcgcgttactcaga
The Cydia strobilella chromosome Z, ilCydStro3.1, whole genome shotgun sequence genome window above contains:
- the LOC134754651 gene encoding large ribosomal subunit protein eL30; this encodes MVAAKKQKKTIESINSRLALVMKSGKYCLGYKQTLKTLRQGKAKLVIIAKNAPPLRKSEIEYYAYLAKTGVHHYSGNNIELGTACGKYYRVCTLAITDPGDSDIITTLPEATA